In the genome of Neodiprion pinetum isolate iyNeoPine1 chromosome 2, iyNeoPine1.2, whole genome shotgun sequence, one region contains:
- the Cht7 gene encoding probable chitinase 10: MATLGVATLCIAILLLSSSDNPEAARKRLRRPTTASPAISTDQEVSASINRFKINRGRINTKGSTNELQTPSKNEHKIVCYYTNWSQYRTKIGKFMPEDIQPDLCTHIIFAFGWLKKNKLTSFESNDETKDGKLGLYERIMTLKKANPSLKILLAIGGWSFGTQKFKDMSSSRYARQTFIYSVIPYLRNRNFDGLDMDWEYPMGGDDKKNFVLLLKELREAFEAEAQERKKPRLLLTAAVPVGPDNIKGGYDVPAVASYLDFINLMAYDFHGKWEKETGHNAPLYASSLDSEWQKQLSVDNAAAIWVRLGAPKEKLIIGMPTYGRSFTLSNPANWKVHAPASGGGKAGEYTKESGFIAYYEICEMLLNGAAYVWDDEMKVPYLVDGDQWVGFDDERSIRNKMHWLKDKGYGGAMVWTVDMDDFNGTVCGGNVRYPLISAIREELRGMPRENNAKDVNWSLVAATITEEVVEKPEPYKISASELLSKVKKVNKPIVQSANSVAKREREPFTICYLTNWSYKRPGSGKFLPEDIDPTLCSHVIYAFATLKDHLLTEGSDKDGDMYERLIALREKNPDIKILLAIGGWAFGSTPFKELTSNMFRMNQFVYEAIDFLREYKFDGLDVDWEYPRGADDRSAYVNLLKELRVAFEGEATSSGQPKLLLSAAVPASFEAIAAGYDVPEISKYLDFINVMTYDFHGQWERQVGHNSPLYPLESATSYQKKLTVDYSAREWVKQGAPKEKLMIGMPTYGRSFKLVDNEKFDIGAPASEGGTAGKFTNESGFLSYYEVCSFLNEDNTTLVWDSEQQVPFAYRDDQWVGFDDERSLMNKMSWLKEEGFGGIMIWSVDMDDFKGTCGTGKYPLIKAMKKELLDYSVKLEYDGPYESFSKSGKYTTKDPNEVVCDSEDNHISYHSDKNDCTRYYMCEGERKHHMPCPVNLVFNPNENVCDWPENVEGCLQHTQAPPAA; encoded by the exons ATG GCAACACTGGGCGTAGCAACACTGTGTATAGCTATCCTGCTGTTGAGCTCAAGCGACAATCCTGAAG CCGCAAGGAAAAGATTGCGTCGACCGACGACCGCGAGTCCAGCAATTTCGACGGATCAGGAAGTGTCAGCGAGCATTAATagattcaaaataaatcgTGGTCGCATAAACACTAAAGGATCAACAAACGAACTTCAGACGCCTAGCAAAAATGAACACAAG attgttTGCTATTACACAAATTGGTCCCAGTATCGTACAAAGATTGGAAAGTTTATGCCCGAGGATATACAACCAGATCTTTGTACGCATATTATATTTGCATTCGGATggctgaagaaaaataaattaacgagCTTCGAGTCGAACGATGAAACCAAGGACGGGAAACTTGGACTGTACGAGAGAATAATGACTCTGAAAAAGGCTAACCCAtctttgaaaatacttttggCCATAG GCGGTTGGTCTTTCGGCACCCAAAAGTTTAAAGACATGTCATCGTCACGATACGCGCGTCAAACATTCATTTACAGTGTTATACCATATTTGCGTAATCGTAATTTCGACGGTTTGGATATGGATTGGGAGTATCCTATGGGCGGAGATGATAAAAAGAATTTCGTTTTGCTATTGAAAG AACTACGCGAGGCTTTCGAGGCAGAAGCACAGGAACGAAAGAAACCGCGCTTACTATTGACGGCTGCGGTGCCGGTTGGACCTGACAACATTAAAGGTGGTTACGACGTTCCAGCGGTTGCCAG TTACCTCGATTTTATAAACTTGATGGCGTACGACTTTCACGGAAAGTGGGAAAAGGAGACCGGTCACAACGCACCTCTTTACGCTTCGTCGTTGGATTCGGAATGGCAAAAGCAACTCAGTGTCGACAATGCTGCTGCTATATGGGTTCGCCTTGGAGCTCCgaaggaaaaattaataatcggTATGCCTACGTACGGTAGGTCCTTCACACTGTCGAATCCTGCGAACTGGAAAGTTCATGCACCGGCAAGCGGAGGAGGAAAGGCTGGAGAGTACACCAAAGAGTCTGGTTTCATTGCTTACTACGAG ATATGTGAAATGTTGTTGAATGGCGCTGCTTACGTGTGGGATGATGAGATGAAAGTCCCCTATTTGGTTGACGGCGATCAATGGGTGGGTTTCGACGACGAACGTTCGATCAGAAACAAAATGCACTGGCTTAAAGATAAGGGATATGGCGGTGCTATGGTTTGGACGGTAGATATGGACGATTTCAACGGAACCGTTTGTGGCGGGAACGTCAGATACCCTCTGATAAGTGCTATAAG AGAGGAGCTCAGAGGAATGCCACGAGAGAATAACGCGAAGGATGTGAATTGGAGTTTAGTGGCCGCAACCATAACCGAAGAAGTTGTTGAAAAGCCGGAACCGTATAAAATTTCAGCATCGGAACTACTGTCCAAAGTAAAAAAGGTTAACAAGCCCATAGTGCAATCAGCGAACAGTGTAGCAAAACGTG AAAGAGAACCCTTCACGATCTGCTATCTCACTAACTGGTCGTACAAAAGACCAGGATCTGGAAAGTTCCTGCCTGAAGATATCGATCCTACTCTCTGTTCTCACGTCATCTACGCGTTTGCTACCTTGAAGGATCATTTGTTGACCGAGGGCAGCGACAAGGACGGTGATATGTACGAACGTTTGATAGctctgagagaaaaaaatcccgACATAAAG ATACTTCTTGCAATCGGTGGATGGGCGTTCGGTTCAACACCGTTCAAAGAACTGACAAGCAATATGTTCAGGATGAACCAATTCGTCTACGAAGCGATAGATTTCCTCAGGGAATATAAATTCGATGGTCTGGACGTTGACTGGGAATATCCACG TGGTGCCGATGACCGTTCTGCGTACGTGAATCTTCTGAAGGAATTGAGGGTTGCATTCGAAGGAGAAGCCACGAGTTCGGGACAACCGAAATTATTACTGTCTGCAGCGGTGCCTGCTAGTTTCGAAGCTATTGCTGCCGG GTACGATGTACCAGAGATATCGAAGTACTTGGACTTCATAAACGTGATGACATACGACTTCCATGGTCAGTGGGAAAGACAAGTTGGTCACAACAGCCCGCTGTATCCGCTGGAAAGCGCAACCAGTTATCAAAAGAAATTGACTGTG GACTACAGTGCTCGTGAATGGGTGAAGCAAGGTGCgccgaaagaaaaattgatgataGGAATGCCGACCTACGGTCGATCCTTCAAGTTGGTTGACAACGAGAAGTTTGACATCGGCGCACCAGCTTCAGAAGGTGGAACCGCTGGAAAATTCACGAACGAGTCTGGATTTTTGTCGTATTACGAG GTGTGCTCATTCCTCAATGAAGATAATACTACTTTAGTTTGGGATAGCGAACAGCAGGTTCCTTTCGCGTACAGAGACGATCAATGGGTTGGATTTGACGACGAGCGGAGTTTGATGAACAAG ATGAGTTGGCTAAAAGAAGAAGGCTTTGGTGGAATCATGATATGGTCTGTCGATATGGATGACTTCAAAGGAACATGTGGAACTGGCAAATACCCGCTGATCAaagcgatgaaaaaagaacTTTTGGATTACTCTGTTAAACTGGAATATGACGGTCCGTACGAAAGTTTTTCGAAGAGTGGAAAATACACAACCAAGGATC CAAATGAAGTGGTTTGCGACTCAGAGGACAACCACATCTCATACCACTCTGACAAAAATGATTGCACAAGGTACTACATGTGCGAAGGTGAACGAAAGCACCACATGCCATGTCCAGTAAATCTGGTCTTCAACCCTAACGAGAATGTGTGTGATTGGCCAGAGAACGTTGAAGGATGTCTACAGCATACACAAGCCCCACCTGCAGCTTA